One Gossypium hirsutum isolate 1008001.06 chromosome A11, Gossypium_hirsutum_v2.1, whole genome shotgun sequence genomic window carries:
- the LOC107962949 gene encoding probable low-specificity L-threonine aldolase 1 isoform X1 has product MATRTVDLRSDTVTKPTEAMRAAMATAEVDDDVFGADPTAVTAVKLQSEVAKMMGKEAGLFVPSGTMGNLISVLVHCDVRGSEVILGNNSHIHIYENGGIATIGGVHPRPVKNNEDGMMDIDLIEDAIRDPRGELVYPTTRLICLENSHGNTGGRCLPVEYIDRVGELAKKHGLKLHIDGARIFNASVALGIPVDRLVQAADSVSVCLSKGIGAPVGSVIVGSETFITKARRLRKTLGGGMRQVGVICAAALVALQENLVKFEGDHKNAKVLAEGLNQIKGLRVNVAAVETNIIFFDIVEGSKISGEKLYKHLVERGVFVMLEGPSRRIKNYRMYVYMPFLELGLCFLDSKDKCQISVHDQFTCG; this is encoded by the exons ATGGCGACGAGAACAGTTGATCTTCGATCTGATACAGTCACTAAACCGACTGAAGCAATGAGGGCTGCAATGGCTACTGCCGAAGTTGATGATGATGTCTTCGGAGCTGATCCAACCGCTGTAACTGCCGTTAAGTTACAATCAGAAGTGGCGAAGATGATGGGCAAGGAAGCCGGTCTATTTGTCCCGTCAGGCACCATGGGTAACTTAATTAGTGTTTTGGTTCATTGTGATGTAAGGGGAAGTGAAGTCATTCTCGGAAACAATTCCCATATACATATCTATGAGAACGGTGGGATAGCGACAATCGGAGGTGTACATCCGAGGCCAGTGAAGAACAATGAAGATGGAATGATGGACATCGATTTGATCGAAGATGCCATTAGAGACCCAAGAGGAGAGCTTGTGTACCCGACTACAAGACTGATTTGCCTGGAGAATTCACACGGGAA CACCGGGGGTCGATGCTTACCTGTGGAGTACATAGACAGAGTTGGTGAGCTAGCTAAGAAGCATGGTTTGAAGCTTCACATCGATGGGGCTCGTATTTTCAATGCATCTGTG GCACTCGGAATTCCTGTTGATAGGCTTGTACAAGCTGCTGATTCAGTCTCG GTATGTCTATCGAAAGGTATTGGTGCTCCGGTTGGATCAGTCATTGTTGGTTCCGAAACCTTTATTACCAAG GCTAGAAGACTTCGGAAAACCCTAGGGGGTGGGATGAGACAGGTCGGTGTCATTTGTGCTGCTGCGTTGGTTGCTTTGCAAGAGAATCTGGTAAAGTTTGAAGGTGATCACAAGAACGCAAAGGTGTTAGCAG agggactaaatcaaattaaaGGTCTAAGAGTGAATGTTGCTGCAGTGGAAACTAATATT ATATTTTTCGACATAGTGGAGGGATCAAAAATCTCGGGGGAGAAACTATACAAGCATTTAGTGGAACGCGGTGTATTTGTGATGCTTGAGGGTCCATCCAG AAGAATAAAGAATTACAGGATGTATGTATATATGCCCTTCCTGGAATTGGGTCTATGTTTCTTGGACTCAAAAGATAAGTGTCAGATATCGGTACACGATCAATTTACATGTGGTTAA
- the LOC107962949 gene encoding probable low-specificity L-threonine aldolase 1 isoform X2, whose protein sequence is MATRTVDLRSDTVTKPTEAMRAAMATAEVDDDVFGADPTAVTAVKLQSEVAKMMGKEAGLFVPSGTMGNLISVLVHCDVRGSEVILGNNSHIHIYENGGIATIGGVHPRPVKNNEDGMMDIDLIEDAIRDPRGELVYPTTRLICLENSHGNTGGRCLPVEYIDRVGELAKKHGLKLHIDGARIFNASVALGIPVDRLVQAADSVSVCLSKGIGAPVGSVIVGSETFITKARRLRKTLGGGMRQVGVICAAALVALQENLVKFEGDHKNAKVLAEGLNQIKGLRVNVAAVETNIIFFDIVEGSKISGEKLYKHLVERGVFVMLEGPSRMRIVLHHQISSSDVQYTLSCFQQAFSGLQEENGN, encoded by the exons ATGGCGACGAGAACAGTTGATCTTCGATCTGATACAGTCACTAAACCGACTGAAGCAATGAGGGCTGCAATGGCTACTGCCGAAGTTGATGATGATGTCTTCGGAGCTGATCCAACCGCTGTAACTGCCGTTAAGTTACAATCAGAAGTGGCGAAGATGATGGGCAAGGAAGCCGGTCTATTTGTCCCGTCAGGCACCATGGGTAACTTAATTAGTGTTTTGGTTCATTGTGATGTAAGGGGAAGTGAAGTCATTCTCGGAAACAATTCCCATATACATATCTATGAGAACGGTGGGATAGCGACAATCGGAGGTGTACATCCGAGGCCAGTGAAGAACAATGAAGATGGAATGATGGACATCGATTTGATCGAAGATGCCATTAGAGACCCAAGAGGAGAGCTTGTGTACCCGACTACAAGACTGATTTGCCTGGAGAATTCACACGGGAA CACCGGGGGTCGATGCTTACCTGTGGAGTACATAGACAGAGTTGGTGAGCTAGCTAAGAAGCATGGTTTGAAGCTTCACATCGATGGGGCTCGTATTTTCAATGCATCTGTG GCACTCGGAATTCCTGTTGATAGGCTTGTACAAGCTGCTGATTCAGTCTCG GTATGTCTATCGAAAGGTATTGGTGCTCCGGTTGGATCAGTCATTGTTGGTTCCGAAACCTTTATTACCAAG GCTAGAAGACTTCGGAAAACCCTAGGGGGTGGGATGAGACAGGTCGGTGTCATTTGTGCTGCTGCGTTGGTTGCTTTGCAAGAGAATCTGGTAAAGTTTGAAGGTGATCACAAGAACGCAAAGGTGTTAGCAG agggactaaatcaaattaaaGGTCTAAGAGTGAATGTTGCTGCAGTGGAAACTAATATT ATATTTTTCGACATAGTGGAGGGATCAAAAATCTCGGGGGAGAAACTATACAAGCATTTAGTGGAACGCGGTGTATTTGTGATGCTTGAGGGTCCATCCAG GATGAGAATTGTTCTTCACCACCAAATTTCATCAAGTGATGTGCAGTACACTTTGTCATGCTTTCAG CAAGCTTTCAGTGGATTGCAAGAAGAAAATGGCAACTAA